The following are encoded in a window of Brevibacillus sp. DP1.3A genomic DNA:
- a CDS encoding M67 family metallopeptidase, giving the protein MKNHAWMGEPFAIKDNKIFLTKKVAKRLLAEAQEAFPYEYSALLAGRGATITACVPMPVSSDKHVFAWNGQTFLQALQHIRKHNLQWLGVLHTHPHTPPIPSGHDIAGWHYPTLSYWIVGLASAQPEWCVYQWVQDGNKGSFKARDYTLTEVACDDEETAGSSAPKNS; this is encoded by the coding sequence ATGAAAAATCATGCTTGGATGGGTGAACCCTTTGCGATTAAGGATAACAAAATATTCCTGACGAAAAAAGTAGCGAAACGCCTCCTGGCCGAAGCACAAGAGGCGTTTCCTTATGAGTATTCTGCTTTGCTCGCAGGTCGTGGAGCAACAATTACGGCCTGTGTGCCGATGCCCGTCTCATCCGACAAGCACGTGTTCGCTTGGAATGGGCAAACGTTTCTTCAAGCCTTGCAGCATATCCGCAAGCACAATCTTCAATGGTTGGGGGTCTTGCATACACACCCTCATACGCCGCCAATCCCTTCTGGACACGACATAGCTGGCTGGCATTATCCCACGCTCAGCTATTGGATTGTGGGACTCGCATCCGCACAACCAGAATGGTGCGTCTATCAATGGGTACAGGATGGAAATAAAGGCTCATTTAAAGCACGCGACTACACACTGACAGAAGTGGCTTGTGACGATGAGGAAACCGCTGGTTCTTCGGCTCCAAAAAACTCTTGA
- a CDS encoding NUDIX domain-containing protein, which yields MSAIRLRVTVVVEHEGKVLLIREQTQRGIFYNLPGGIVEYLEAIPDAARREVMEETGLLVEMERLIWIDDRIDQEGNGKHTVGVGVLAKLVGEETTPTPGGIVDEEIEWAGWVTLEEWKQLPNDHKTRPDQVKQVLSDPTYQPMYLGNMLSQAE from the coding sequence ATGTCAGCGATTCGCTTGAGAGTCACCGTAGTAGTGGAACACGAAGGGAAAGTCCTCCTCATCCGTGAGCAGACACAACGAGGCATCTTTTACAACCTGCCAGGGGGAATCGTAGAATATTTAGAAGCGATTCCAGATGCGGCGAGAAGAGAAGTGATGGAAGAGACCGGACTCCTCGTGGAAATGGAGCGATTGATCTGGATAGACGATCGGATCGATCAGGAAGGAAACGGCAAGCATACGGTCGGAGTGGGAGTTCTGGCGAAGCTCGTTGGTGAAGAGACAACCCCTACGCCAGGTGGTATCGTCGATGAAGAAATCGAATGGGCTGGCTGGGTCACGCTAGAAGAGTGGAAACAACTGCCGAACGACCACAAAACACGCCCGGATCAAGTCAAGCAAGTCTTATCCGATCCCACTTATCAACCGATGTACTTGGGAAATATGCTGAGCCAAGCAGAATAA
- a CDS encoding DMT family transporter — protein MSAQLPIEKQDVQKEQSFTLEQLHTEKMGLLYGFIGVLSFSLTLPVTKVVVTVLSPLSAGLGRALIAAVLAALVLLIKRVPFPTWHETKKLLLVSAGVVAGFPFFSSWAIERVPATHGAVIIALLPLATAGAAIFFSGERPTRKYWISSAIACVTIIAYAISSGFCALQWADLALLGAVISAAIGYAVGGELSKTMGGWQVISWSLIFAFPFLVVPLAGPLLTELKQATWPVWIGFGYISVISMFLGFFAWYHGLAIGGVSKVSQIQYLQPFLSIIAAWLLLSEPLTLGAVLSAVIVVLAVAKGRTASVQQKA, from the coding sequence ATGAGCGCACAGCTTCCTATCGAGAAGCAGGACGTACAAAAAGAGCAGTCATTCACTCTCGAGCAGCTGCATACAGAGAAAATGGGCTTGCTGTATGGCTTCATCGGGGTGCTTAGCTTCAGCTTGACCTTGCCTGTAACGAAGGTGGTTGTTACCGTGCTCTCTCCCCTCTCGGCAGGGTTGGGACGAGCGTTGATCGCAGCAGTACTGGCTGCTTTGGTGCTCCTAATCAAACGCGTACCGTTTCCTACCTGGCACGAGACCAAGAAACTGTTGCTCGTATCTGCTGGCGTAGTAGCGGGCTTCCCGTTTTTCTCGTCGTGGGCCATTGAGAGAGTTCCTGCTACCCACGGCGCAGTCATCATTGCACTATTGCCATTGGCTACGGCAGGCGCAGCGATATTTTTTTCAGGAGAGCGCCCCACCCGTAAGTATTGGATTTCTAGTGCGATCGCTTGTGTAACGATTATCGCCTACGCGATCAGTTCTGGCTTTTGTGCCCTCCAATGGGCGGATCTCGCCTTGCTCGGAGCGGTTATCAGTGCGGCGATCGGATACGCAGTTGGCGGTGAGCTCTCCAAGACGATGGGTGGTTGGCAGGTCATCAGTTGGTCATTGATCTTTGCCTTTCCTTTTCTCGTCGTTCCGCTGGCGGGTCCTCTGCTCACTGAATTAAAACAAGCCACTTGGCCTGTCTGGATCGGTTTTGGTTATATTAGCGTAATCAGTATGTTTCTCGGTTTTTTCGCCTGGTATCACGGCCTAGCTATCGGTGGCGTCTCCAAGGTCAGTCAAATTCAATACCTTCAACCCTTTTTATCGATCATCGCCGCTTGGCTGCTCCTGTCCGAGCCATTGACACTTGGTGCTGTTCTCTCAGCTGTCATTGTCGTGTTGGCTGTCGCAAAAGGAAGAACAGCTTCCGTTCAGCAAAAAGCGTAA
- a CDS encoding DNA-directed RNA polymerase subunit alpha C-terminal domain-containing protein, whose amino-acid sequence MNKLFVAIMGVNEASELWELSNTMIRELCKSGKIVATPIDDTWAILRDQPVETLKLIEDARKKESLYHIAAASPDEPIIKLIKDDMLFLEQPIEAIFIHNPSPLSTRAANSLKRVGISTVKCLVESTFNRLWPIRNLGNRALRHTFHALKQAIENPSQF is encoded by the coding sequence GTGAATAAATTGTTTGTTGCGATTATGGGTGTTAACGAAGCATCCGAATTGTGGGAGCTTAGTAATACAATGATCAGAGAACTATGTAAAAGCGGAAAAATCGTAGCAACACCAATTGATGACACCTGGGCTATACTGCGAGATCAGCCTGTAGAAACACTAAAATTGATTGAGGATGCCCGCAAGAAAGAGAGCCTGTATCATATTGCTGCCGCTTCACCCGATGAACCAATTATCAAATTAATCAAGGACGACATGCTTTTTTTAGAACAGCCTATTGAGGCGATTTTTATACATAATCCTAGTCCACTTTCTACGCGAGCTGCAAACTCACTCAAAAGAGTCGGTATTAGTACAGTGAAATGCCTTGTTGAATCTACGTTCAATCGACTTTGGCCTATTCGAAATTTAGGAAACCGTGCCTTGAGGCATACTTTTCATGCGCTAAAACAAGCAATAGAAAACCCGTCCCAGTTTTAA
- a CDS encoding aspartate kinase translates to MKVAKFGGTSLANAEQIKKVCQIVLADRDRRFIVVSAPGKRHKEDTKVTDLLIAYAERFLAGEPTEEAKQAIFLRYQEIVAGLGLSAEIGQTIEAELGEVLANKASLSKERFMDAVKAAGEDTCAKVVARYLQSLGEVATYINPKDAGMLVTDEASNAHILPEAYAKLATLREREGIVIFPGFFGYSRAGDLVTFSRGGSDITGSILGAAVQAEVYENFTDVDSVYVVNPNLIADPKKVTEITYREMRELSYSGFSVFHEEALIPAYQADIPVCIKNTNNPSAPGTMIVAERGSATNRVSGIASDGGFCSIYVSKYLMNREIGFGRKLLQILEEEELSYEHTPSGIDNISVILRERDLTEEKEQRIVERIRQELFADDVAVQHSLALVMIVGEGMRQSVGTTARATAALAAAKINLEMINQGSSEVSMMFGVKAEEADRAVIALYQEFFGAEEPAVSSSSQATSVSV, encoded by the coding sequence ATGAAGGTAGCAAAATTTGGGGGAACATCACTGGCGAATGCCGAGCAAATAAAAAAAGTATGCCAAATTGTTTTGGCGGATCGGGACAGACGATTCATTGTTGTATCGGCACCTGGGAAACGGCACAAGGAAGACACGAAGGTTACTGATTTGCTGATCGCATATGCTGAGCGATTTTTAGCTGGGGAGCCTACAGAGGAAGCGAAACAAGCAATATTCTTGCGCTATCAGGAAATTGTGGCAGGTCTCGGGCTTTCTGCCGAGATTGGTCAAACGATTGAAGCGGAGCTCGGGGAGGTTCTCGCAAACAAGGCGAGCTTGTCCAAGGAAAGATTCATGGATGCGGTCAAAGCTGCGGGAGAGGATACATGCGCCAAAGTTGTCGCTCGTTATTTGCAGAGCTTGGGCGAGGTGGCAACCTACATCAATCCAAAGGATGCAGGAATGCTGGTTACGGATGAAGCAAGTAATGCTCATATCCTCCCTGAAGCGTATGCCAAATTGGCGACATTGCGAGAACGGGAGGGAATTGTCATTTTTCCTGGTTTCTTCGGCTATTCGCGTGCTGGTGATCTGGTTACTTTTTCGCGCGGTGGCTCGGATATTACGGGATCGATTTTGGGTGCGGCGGTTCAGGCAGAGGTCTACGAGAATTTTACCGATGTCGATTCTGTGTATGTGGTCAATCCGAATCTGATTGCCGATCCGAAAAAGGTGACAGAGATTACGTACCGAGAAATGAGGGAGCTGTCCTATTCCGGTTTTAGTGTGTTCCATGAGGAAGCGTTGATTCCCGCGTATCAAGCAGATATACCCGTATGCATCAAGAATACGAACAATCCGTCTGCGCCTGGTACGATGATTGTGGCCGAGAGAGGTTCTGCTACAAACAGAGTGTCGGGTATTGCAAGCGACGGCGGCTTTTGCAGCATTTACGTCAGCAAGTATTTGATGAATCGCGAAATTGGTTTTGGCCGCAAGCTGCTGCAAATTCTGGAAGAGGAAGAGCTTTCGTACGAGCATACTCCATCTGGAATTGATAACATTTCTGTCATTCTGCGAGAGCGTGATCTCACGGAAGAGAAGGAGCAGCGGATTGTGGAACGCATCCGCCAAGAGCTGTTCGCTGATGATGTCGCTGTTCAGCATAGTCTTGCACTCGTCATGATTGTCGGGGAGGGTATGCGCCAGTCTGTGGGGACAACAGCGAGAGCCACTGCTGCGTTGGCTGCTGCGAAAATCAATCTAGAAATGATCAATCAGGGGTCATCGGAAGTAAGCATGATGTTCGGGGTAAAAGCCGAAGAGGCAGATCGTGCTGTGATTGCTTTGTATCAAGAGTTTTTTGGAGCCGAAGAACCAGCGGTTTCCTCATCGTCACAAGCCACTTCTGTCAGTGTGTAG
- a CDS encoding PLP-dependent aminotransferase family protein — MEWKPDKDAGVPIYMQIAKELERQIVLGVLPPGTSLPPERVLARRFGVNRGTVSAAYEELRAKGILQSWQGSGTWVSRDLWGVKQMPNWYTYTNGGAFLPAYPLAKRIQDACFDSSIINLAKAELATTMIPSLIPTTPGEENEIKLELGYAHPKGEPRLREALAVHLHENYGIHASPDEILVTSGAQQALHLITLCLLNPGDAIAMEGPSYSYSLPLFSSAGLRLFRLPMDEDGIVPEAVYALQRDHRIRMVFANPTYHNPTGTILSEARRAQLLDICQELRLPLVEDDTYGALTLAGSPRPPKPIKAIDKTGAVLYVGSLSKTIAPGLRIGWLVGPRSVVERLADAKQQMDFGTSSVSQQFARQFVERDSWNNQRERMSRYLLEQQQTMVRAMHNHLSDYAVWNEPGGSYHIWCRLLAPRDEKELLDDAIREGVVFTPGSVYGAEAGWLRLTYSWECPANIEEGIRRIQRVLQQKKR; from the coding sequence ATGGAATGGAAGCCGGACAAAGACGCGGGAGTTCCGATCTATATGCAAATCGCCAAAGAGCTGGAACGACAGATTGTGCTGGGAGTGCTGCCCCCAGGTACATCTCTGCCGCCGGAAAGAGTGTTGGCACGGCGCTTTGGTGTCAATCGTGGGACGGTATCGGCAGCGTATGAAGAATTGCGCGCAAAAGGTATTTTACAATCGTGGCAAGGGAGCGGTACGTGGGTCAGTCGTGATCTGTGGGGCGTCAAACAGATGCCAAACTGGTATACCTACACGAATGGCGGTGCCTTCTTGCCAGCCTATCCACTCGCGAAACGAATTCAGGATGCGTGCTTCGATTCCTCGATCATTAATCTGGCAAAGGCAGAATTGGCAACGACGATGATCCCGTCATTGATCCCAACGACACCGGGGGAAGAGAACGAGATCAAGCTTGAGCTGGGCTACGCGCATCCAAAGGGGGAGCCGCGTCTGCGTGAGGCACTAGCTGTGCATTTGCACGAAAACTACGGCATTCACGCTTCTCCAGACGAAATTTTGGTGACGTCAGGAGCGCAGCAGGCACTGCATCTCATTACACTATGTCTCTTGAATCCTGGAGATGCAATCGCAATGGAGGGACCCTCTTATTCGTATTCTCTTCCCTTATTCAGTTCAGCTGGCCTGCGTTTATTTCGCTTGCCGATGGATGAGGATGGTATTGTACCCGAGGCTGTCTACGCCTTGCAGCGGGACCATCGCATTCGCATGGTTTTCGCGAACCCGACCTATCATAATCCAACCGGGACGATTTTAAGCGAGGCACGACGAGCCCAGTTGCTCGATATTTGCCAGGAGCTACGCTTGCCACTTGTGGAGGACGACACTTACGGTGCATTGACACTGGCTGGAAGCCCTAGACCTCCCAAGCCGATCAAAGCCATCGACAAGACAGGTGCTGTTCTGTATGTCGGGAGCCTTTCGAAAACGATTGCGCCAGGCTTGCGGATTGGCTGGCTGGTAGGACCAAGATCAGTCGTAGAAAGACTAGCCGATGCCAAGCAGCAGATGGACTTTGGAACGAGCAGCGTCTCCCAGCAATTCGCCCGGCAATTTGTTGAACGAGATAGCTGGAACAATCAGCGGGAGCGAATGTCTCGTTACTTATTGGAGCAGCAACAAACGATGGTACGCGCAATGCACAATCATCTCTCCGATTACGCCGTATGGAATGAGCCAGGTGGCAGCTATCATATTTGGTGTCGGTTGCTTGCTCCCAGGGACGAAAAGGAATTGCTGGATGATGCGATTAGAGAAGGTGTCGTATTTACTCCTGGCAGCGTCTATGGAGCGGAAGCGGGCTGGCTGCGACTGACCTATTCGTGGGAGTGCCCGGCGAATATCGAAGAAGGAATTCGCCGCATCCAAAGAGTCCTTCAGCAGAAAAAGCGATAA
- a CDS encoding NfeD family protein translates to MGVLETVYMVCLVLGLIYTVISLLFGDTLSDWLGHLHLPFAQPILLVSGMTAFGGAGYLLSRYTSLGALVVLMLAAVIGIALALVSYFLWVKPMSHAENSTSYSMSQLGGKLGEVGTTIPAEGLGEVLLPMISGTTYHMAASLEGGIIPQGTRVVVVEVRDHVLYVIPFYTESGEGDEK, encoded by the coding sequence GTGGGCGTACTTGAAACCGTCTACATGGTCTGCCTTGTACTTGGTCTAATCTACACGGTCATCTCGCTGTTGTTTGGCGATACGCTCTCGGATTGGCTGGGACATCTGCATCTGCCTTTTGCACAGCCCATTTTGTTGGTCAGCGGCATGACTGCCTTTGGCGGAGCGGGGTATTTGCTATCTCGTTACACTTCGCTTGGTGCGCTTGTCGTGTTGATGCTAGCTGCTGTTATTGGCATCGCTTTGGCTCTTGTCTCGTACTTCCTGTGGGTAAAGCCGATGAGCCATGCGGAAAATTCCACGAGCTATTCCATGAGTCAACTAGGAGGAAAGCTGGGGGAAGTCGGGACGACGATCCCTGCAGAAGGACTGGGAGAAGTGCTGCTGCCAATGATTAGTGGAACCACTTACCATATGGCGGCGAGTCTTGAGGGAGGGATTATCCCGCAAGGAACCCGTGTCGTCGTGGTCGAGGTGCGTGACCATGTCTTGTATGTGATCCCCTTTTACACTGAATCTGGCGAAGGAGATGAGAAATGA
- a CDS encoding transcriptional regulator gives MFGLGKPRSLVGEWLDAKGKTQRWLVEQTHISEDTATRVCSDPHYNPGNTTKKKILGVVREYDRDKKHDDFWPM, from the coding sequence ATGTTTGGTTTAGGGAAACCGCGCTCACTAGTGGGTGAGTGGCTGGATGCTAAAGGGAAAACACAGAGGTGGTTAGTTGAACAAACGCATATAAGTGAGGACACTGCTACCCGAGTTTGTTCTGATCCGCACTACAACCCGGGCAACACAACAAAAAAGAAAATACTTGGTGTTGTGCGTGAATATGATAGAGATAAGAAGCATGATGATTTTTGGCCGATGTAA
- a CDS encoding suppressor of fused domain protein, with product MIVVKQLMDHCHRFFGSQGELYQSEYADILIAVYPATRKRGWWTYATLELHKMVATEYLVYSYQFEQRMITHLARVAAQVIRQWESQTTRMESGSIFSLGDTIVEKSVLNHMVLTPAYYEEAGLEYYTNGKDVIRFMMLHAIADSEAKFLEQYGLMALQEWLAHSGVDSLNVTRTPAI from the coding sequence ATGATAGTGGTAAAGCAATTAATGGATCATTGCCACCGCTTTTTTGGGAGTCAAGGCGAGCTGTATCAATCCGAGTATGCGGATATCCTGATTGCCGTCTATCCGGCTACACGCAAGCGAGGATGGTGGACCTATGCCACGCTTGAGTTGCACAAGATGGTGGCAACGGAGTACCTCGTCTATTCCTATCAGTTTGAGCAAAGAATGATTACGCATTTGGCAAGAGTAGCGGCCCAGGTAATTCGTCAGTGGGAGAGTCAAACGACCCGCATGGAGTCTGGGAGCATCTTTTCGCTCGGGGATACAATCGTGGAAAAATCGGTTTTGAATCATATGGTACTGACCCCTGCCTATTATGAAGAGGCTGGACTTGAATATTATACAAACGGCAAGGACGTAATCAGGTTCATGATGCTTCATGCAATCGCGGATTCTGAAGCAAAGTTTTTGGAACAATATGGACTTATGGCATTACAGGAATGGTTAGCGCACTCCGGTGTCGATTCCCTGAATGTTACGCGTACGCCTGCCATCTGA
- a CDS encoding flotillin family protein, with protein MLDPGILTIVGIVVAVFLVLGIAFWARYKTVGADEAMIVTGSYLGSKNVLSDESGRKMKIVRGGGAFILPIFQQANFLSLLSHKLDVSTPEVYTEQGVPVMADGVAIIKVGGSIEDIATASEQFMGKSDEALRGEAQEVLEGYLRAILGSMTVEEIYKNRERFAQEVQAVATKDLKKMGLSVVSFTIKDVRDKNGYLAALGIPQIAAVKRDATISQADADKEARIKQAQAEEEARKAELLKETNIAEAEKEKELKVAAFKQEQDKAKASADQAYKLQEAVAKQQVTEEEMKVDLVRKQKEIELEEKEILRREKQYDAEVKKKADADRYSVEQAAEAEKAKKLREADAIKYRIEAEAKANAEQKRLEGLAIAEAEKARGSAEAEVTRLKLEAEAEGKEKLAEAFEKFGHAAVLDIIAKMLPELAEKVAEPMKAIDKVTIVDAGGGQGDGVNRLSGNVTKLMAQLPEMLKDVSGLDMNKMISDFMQKGGTVPTQQQPVPVKVQVETDSILENENK; from the coding sequence ATGTTAGATCCCGGCATTTTGACGATAGTAGGTATTGTCGTCGCAGTCTTTCTCGTTTTGGGCATTGCCTTTTGGGCCCGTTACAAAACAGTAGGTGCAGATGAAGCCATGATCGTGACGGGTAGCTATCTTGGCTCGAAAAACGTACTCAGTGACGAATCTGGACGCAAAATGAAGATCGTCCGCGGAGGCGGCGCATTTATCCTCCCTATTTTTCAACAAGCAAACTTTCTGAGTCTTCTGTCTCACAAGTTGGACGTATCGACGCCAGAGGTATATACCGAGCAGGGTGTTCCTGTCATGGCAGATGGCGTAGCGATCATCAAGGTAGGCGGTTCAATTGAAGATATCGCGACCGCATCTGAGCAATTTATGGGCAAGAGTGACGAGGCACTGCGCGGAGAAGCACAGGAAGTACTCGAAGGCTATTTGCGGGCAATCCTCGGCAGTATGACGGTAGAGGAAATTTACAAGAACCGTGAGCGATTCGCACAAGAGGTGCAAGCGGTAGCGACAAAGGATTTGAAGAAAATGGGGTTGTCCGTTGTCAGCTTCACGATCAAGGATGTCCGGGACAAAAACGGCTATCTAGCTGCCCTTGGAATCCCGCAAATCGCTGCAGTGAAGCGCGATGCGACTATCTCGCAGGCTGATGCGGACAAAGAAGCGCGGATCAAGCAGGCGCAGGCAGAGGAAGAGGCACGCAAGGCAGAGCTGCTGAAGGAAACGAACATTGCCGAAGCAGAAAAGGAAAAAGAACTGAAGGTAGCGGCGTTTAAGCAAGAGCAGGACAAAGCGAAGGCGAGCGCAGACCAAGCCTACAAACTGCAAGAAGCTGTCGCCAAGCAGCAGGTTACAGAAGAAGAGATGAAGGTCGATCTCGTTCGCAAGCAGAAGGAAATCGAGCTAGAGGAAAAAGAAATTCTTCGCCGCGAAAAGCAGTATGATGCGGAAGTGAAGAAAAAGGCCGACGCCGACCGCTACTCTGTGGAACAGGCGGCAGAAGCAGAAAAAGCGAAGAAGCTGAGAGAAGCAGACGCGATCAAGTACCGCATTGAAGCGGAAGCAAAAGCAAATGCCGAGCAGAAGCGTCTGGAAGGTTTGGCGATTGCCGAAGCCGAAAAAGCTCGTGGTAGCGCTGAGGCAGAAGTCACACGCCTCAAGCTCGAAGCCGAGGCAGAAGGGAAAGAGAAGCTGGCTGAAGCATTTGAAAAATTCGGTCATGCGGCTGTGCTCGATATTATTGCGAAAATGCTCCCTGAGCTGGCTGAGAAAGTTGCCGAGCCAATGAAGGCAATCGACAAGGTAACGATCGTGGATGCAGGAGGCGGTCAGGGAGATGGCGTTAACCGTCTGAGCGGGAATGTTACGAAGCTGATGGCCCAGCTGCCTGAGATGTTAAAAGACGTGTCCGGTTTGGATATGAATAAGATGATCTCGGACTTTATGCAAAAGGGTGGTACCGTACCCACACAGCAACAGCCTGTACCCGTAAAAGTTCAGGTAGAGACGGATTCTATTTTGGAGAACGAAAACAAATAA
- a CDS encoding YolD-like family protein, with translation MASKLENPFSMRFVLPEQRELYLSMKEDDKLVSMPILEQDEMESFQYVLRDAAREDYPVTVSWWKPVKGTLGTTCTMWGVVKWIDQNGRRIKLVTDEDSQWIPMDSITKIQV, from the coding sequence ATGGCTTCTAAACTAGAAAATCCATTTTCAATGCGTTTTGTGCTTCCCGAACAGCGCGAATTGTATCTTTCAATGAAGGAAGACGACAAGCTCGTATCCATGCCGATCCTTGAACAAGATGAGATGGAATCGTTCCAGTACGTCTTGAGAGATGCAGCTCGGGAAGATTATCCTGTCACAGTTTCTTGGTGGAAACCCGTAAAAGGCACGCTGGGAACCACATGTACGATGTGGGGCGTGGTCAAGTGGATTGACCAGAACGGCAGGAGAATTAAGCTTGTGACCGATGAAGATAGCCAGTGGATACCTATGGATAGTATTACGAAAATTCAAGTATAG
- a CDS encoding DUF72 domain-containing protein, translating to MTTIQVGVCGWGDQHELYVQGVRNRDKLSVYASHFPIVEVDSSFYAILPQRNYESWVKDTPERFGFIVKPHQGMTGHQRGDASGSRRELFRQFEESIQPVVEADKLKALLFQFPPWFDCTREHVQYVTACRQAMQAYPFAVEFRHQSWFESRYSERTLDFLHKIEATHVVCDEPQVGKGSVPIVPAVTKPSLALVRFHGRNKAGWRDPGEGQNWRDVRYLYRYNETELAEWVEHIRLLERETDEVCILFNNNSGGDAAANAKQFSEMLGLAPTGLNPRQMDLFST from the coding sequence ATGACTACGATACAAGTGGGAGTTTGCGGCTGGGGCGATCAGCACGAATTGTACGTACAAGGTGTACGCAATCGAGACAAGCTGTCCGTATATGCCAGCCACTTTCCAATTGTAGAGGTGGATAGTTCTTTTTACGCTATTTTACCACAGCGAAATTACGAATCGTGGGTGAAGGATACACCTGAACGATTTGGTTTTATCGTCAAGCCTCATCAAGGGATGACGGGGCATCAAAGGGGGGACGCTTCGGGAAGCAGACGAGAGTTGTTTCGTCAGTTCGAAGAGAGCATTCAGCCGGTCGTGGAGGCTGACAAGCTCAAAGCGTTGCTGTTTCAGTTTCCGCCGTGGTTCGATTGTACCCGAGAGCATGTCCAGTATGTGACGGCTTGTCGCCAAGCCATGCAGGCGTATCCGTTTGCGGTGGAGTTTCGCCATCAAAGCTGGTTTGAATCACGGTATTCGGAGCGAACGCTGGATTTCTTGCACAAGATCGAAGCGACACATGTCGTATGTGATGAACCACAAGTCGGAAAAGGCTCGGTCCCGATTGTTCCTGCCGTAACGAAGCCATCCTTGGCGTTGGTCCGCTTTCATGGGCGAAACAAAGCGGGCTGGAGAGATCCCGGAGAGGGACAAAATTGGCGGGATGTCCGTTATTTATATCGATACAATGAGACAGAGCTTGCAGAGTGGGTTGAACACATCAGACTGCTCGAACGGGAAACGGATGAAGTCTGCATTTTGTTCAACAATAACTCTGGAGGAGATGCAGCAGCAAATGCGAAGCAGTTTTCGGAGATGCTTGGCCTTGCACCTACTGGTCTGAATCCTCGTCAGATGGACCTGTTCTCCACGTAG
- a CDS encoding polysaccharide deacetylase family protein yields the protein MKKHILFFPLLLAVILAPSFSETANAIREKNREYYETRGVIVWEVPTESKVIALTFDDGPDQVYTPQIAALLKQYQAKSTFFVVGNRVSQYPGIVKSLVNDQHEIANHTFSHPDIRKLSGNRLLEEVQKTQETIYSATGIRPTLFRPPGGYYDEKVVDTAKQAGFLVVMWSWHQDTRDWSDPGVKKIVNKVLNNARNGDIVLFHDYGGNRRQTVRALEQILPELKNRGYKFVTVSELLRGYGRAKQVDYP from the coding sequence ATGAAAAAGCACATCCTCTTTTTCCCACTTTTGCTTGCTGTCATTCTTGCTCCTTCTTTCAGCGAGACAGCCAATGCCATCCGGGAAAAAAATCGTGAGTATTACGAAACAAGAGGAGTTATCGTTTGGGAAGTGCCGACAGAGAGCAAGGTGATTGCCCTTACCTTTGACGATGGTCCTGATCAGGTATACACTCCTCAGATCGCAGCGCTGCTGAAGCAATATCAAGCGAAATCTACCTTTTTTGTCGTAGGCAATCGTGTGAGCCAGTACCCGGGAATCGTCAAATCTCTCGTGAATGATCAACATGAGATTGCCAATCACACTTTCAGTCATCCAGATATTCGAAAGCTGTCAGGGAATCGACTGTTAGAAGAGGTGCAAAAAACGCAGGAGACGATTTATTCGGCAACAGGGATTCGTCCCACCCTCTTTCGTCCTCCGGGAGGATATTATGACGAGAAAGTCGTCGATACAGCGAAGCAAGCCGGTTTTCTCGTGGTCATGTGGTCGTGGCATCAAGACACACGTGATTGGAGCGATCCCGGTGTAAAAAAAATCGTCAACAAGGTTTTGAACAACGCTCGTAATGGAGACATCGTGCTATTTCACGATTACGGAGGCAATCGCAGACAGACTGTACGAGCTCTCGAGCAAATATTGCCTGAACTGAAAAATAGAGGGTATAAATTCGTAACGGTCAGCGAATTGTTGAGAGGATATGGACGTGCGAAGCAGGTAGACTATCCTTGA